From the genome of Ktedonobacterales bacterium:
ATTGTCGCCTTTGGGACCGCCGAGGATGATTCAACCCTGGAATGGGTGGCTGACCTGGCGGGAACGCCGGTTGGGTCTATTGTCATCACGGCCATGAACACTGCTGAGGGCAAGCTCTCCAAGTTTTTTGTGGATGCCTCCAGGCGCGGCTATGGGATTGGCCGGAAGCTGCTCGCCCATGCCGTTGCCGAAGCCCAGGCGCGAGGTTATCGGCGCCTGCATCTGGAAACGCGCACCATCTATCGGGAGGCCGTTCACCTGTATGAAGCCACTGGCTGGGCGCGTGGCCCCGCTCTCCCCCCAGGATATGGCCCTGATCGCACCTATACATTAGACCTTTCAGGGAAAGATCATCAGCCTGAGCAGCAGGGAGGCTGATGATTTAACGCTGGGCGAAGCGGCTGGGGTCGCCCAGTTCGGTATCGGCCAGTCGTCCAAGCATGAACAGCACATCCGAGAGCCGATTCAGGTAGCGCTGGGGCGTGGGATTGGGCAGCCAGCCTTGCCGGGTCAGTGGAATAACGGCGCGCTC
Proteins encoded in this window:
- a CDS encoding GNAT family N-acetyltransferase, whose amino-acid sequence is MSEPSTLSRQLPPILIRRATPADGPVVQCFVFATLRSFGIEPDPTGLDADIVAFGTAEDDSTLEWVADLAGTPVGSIVITAMNTAEGKLSKFFVDASRRGYGIGRKLLAHAVAEAQARGYRRLHLETRTIYREAVHLYEATGWARGPALPPGYGPDRTYTLDLSGKDHQPEQQGG